AAAACAACTCCTGACTCCGGAAAATGGTCAAAAAGATTCTTCCTCCGTATATCATCCGTGAATCTCACCGGAAACCAGCCGATTTCCCTCTCTCTGTTCCCGTAAACTTTTTTTCCCAGCGCCGAAGCAATTAATTGTGCACCAAGGCAGATCCCCAGAACTTTTTTCTCCCGTTCAATTGCTTTCCGAATGAAGACCTTTTCCTCCGCCAGCCATGGATATTTCTGCTCATCATTTACGCTCATAGGCCCGCCCATCAGCACCAGCAGGTCAAAGGAGTTTACCGACGGAAATGCTTCACCGTTCCATAGTTTTGTATAGCCAACCGGGGTTTTTTGTCCTTCTGCCCATTCGAGAATTAGCCCGG
The DNA window shown above is from Bacteroidales bacterium and carries:
- a CDS encoding type 1 glutamine amidotransferase; its protein translation is MQIHIVEHVPFEGPGLILEWAEGQKTPVGYTKLWNGEAFPSVNSFDLLVLMGGPMSVNDEQKYPWLAEEKVFIRKAIEREKKVLGICLGAQLIASALGKKVYGNREREIGWFPVRFTDDIRRKNLFDHFPESGVVFHWHGETFDLPDGAVLVGSSDACKNQGFLYGTNVVALQFHLEETGESLDMITRESVSDLIPGKWVQSPEEIAAGISHVSFTRKMLFRLLDKLTK